One Drechmeria coniospora strain ARSEF 6962 chromosome 01, whole genome shotgun sequence genomic region harbors:
- a CDS encoding C2H2 finger domain protein — MELLELVEYEPTTRPFQCDWDSCNKVGGPPGLERHPSTCHADGRQSFNRKSDLQRHYRIHTNERPYTCATPGCGKSFIQRSALTVHIRTHTGEKPHQCQHMGCGKRFSDSSSLARHRRIHTGKRPYKCAHDGCLKRFAPSFAPRPPDHVSRSRSFCRKTTMVKHQRRSHQRGLHPNELLDDCTSDSDTGESPPTPTQSTMSWPVQGPMISHPAMTHAAHGMHRAATFAHFGHQMNNYNLSQQMPHRHSASVEAPQDFHATPNQSQQHGMQMLHRTPSMQQHYYVIEQSNPGIATMNTSMQPAYHIPRQHLERAAIDIPYSAGSMTSLSSSPASFSPASGQSPTIADGMYTHQAPPAPYAMQDASPVDQQHRMVQYAQQMPQAIGQPQPPPVQSTPDQYQPPSQPEPEAWYQYQSPVEVATIGSLPPFGSAEYDLFAGPKIEFDDPSMQLPSSRIETM, encoded by the exons ATGGAGCTTCTGGAACTTGTCGAATACGAGCCCACAACTCGTCCTTTCCAGTGCGACTGGGATTCTTGCAACAAGGTAGGCGGGCCACCCGGCCTCGAACGGCATCCGTCCACCTGCCATGCTGACGGCCGGCAGAGCTTCAACCGCAAGTCGGACCTTCAGAGGCACTACAGGATACACACCAATGAACGCCCCTACACCTGCGCGACGCCCGGCTGCGGCAAGAGCTTCATCCAACGCAGCGCTCTGACCGTCCACATTCGAACGCACACAGGCGAGAAACCGCACCAATGCCAGCACATGGGGTGCGGCAAGCGCTTTTCCGAC TCGTCCAGTCTTGCCCGCCATCGACGAATTCACACGGGGAAGCGCCCGTACAAGTGCGCCCATGATGGCTGTCTCAAGAGGTTCGCACCGTCCTTCGCCCCACGTCCCCCCGACCATGTCTCACGCTCGCGCAGCTTCTGCCGGAAGACGACCATGGTCAAGCATCAGCGGAGATCTCACCAGCGAGGACTTCACCCCAACGAGTTGCTTGACGACTGCACCTCCGACTCGGACACGGGGGAgtcgccgcccacgccgACGCAGTCTACCATGTCCTGGCCGGTGCAGGGCCCCATGATCTCTCACCCTGCCATGACGCACGCCGCCCACGGCATGCACCGAGCCGCCACCTTCGCCCACTTTGGACACCAGATGAACAACTACAACTTGAGCCAGCAGATGCCTCACCGGCACAGCGCCTCCGTCGAGGCGCCGCAAGACTTCCACGCCACCCCGAACCAGAGCCAGCAGCACGGCATGCAGATGCTTCACCGCACCCCCAGCATGCAGCAGCACTACTACGTCATCGAGCAGAGCAACCCTGGCATCGCGACGATGAACACCAGCATGCAACCGGCCTACCACATCCCTCGCCAGCACCTCGAgcgcgccgccatcgacattCCCTACTCGGCCGGAAGCATGACCTCCCTCAGCAGCAGCCCCGCCAGTTTCTCTCCCGCCTCCGGCCAGAGCCCGACGATTGCCGACGGCATGTACACGCACCAGGCACCGCCGGCCCCCTACGCCATGCAGGACGCCTCGCCCGTCGACCAGCAGCATCGCATGGTCCAGTACGCCCAGCAGATGCCCCAGGCCATCGGTCAACCCCAGCCCCCGCCGGTGCAGAGCACGCCGGACCAGTaccagccgccgtcgcagcccgagcccgaggcTTGGTACCAGTATCAGTCTcccgtcgaggtcgccacCATCGGCTCCCTTCCTCCCTTTGGCTCCGCCGAGTACGACCTCTTCGCCGGACCCAAGATCGAGTTTGACGATCCGTCGATGCAGCTGCCCAGCAGTAGAATCGAAACCATGTAA